One segment of Streptomyces sp. NBC_00576 DNA contains the following:
- a CDS encoding HelD family protein, whose translation MRAGAELSNRGANTESTHDELRGEQEFVDGLYARVDILRGDTEHSVTDALAQGSTPMQARLERDVLVAERSGLLAALNAVDGSLCFGRIDLTSGVTHHIGRIGLRADDAERTPMLIDWRAEVARPFYLATGHTTMGLRRRRHISTDGRRVTALHDEILDLGDETRTGYEDPSGDAVLLAALDSARTGRMNDIVQTIQAEQDEIIRAPHRGVLVVEGGPGTGKTAVALHRAAYLLYEHRELLSKRAVLIVGPNPAFLGYIGEVLPSLGETGVLLATVGELFPGVKATVADTAEAAAVKGRAGMADVLAAVVRDRQGLPDPVIAIEHDRDILMLDAGLVGVARERTREAKLPHNVAREHFEGHILNTLTEMVAERIGTDPYDGSNLLDPSDITQIRDDLAENREVWAAIDQLWPRIGPRRLVADFLAAPEGYVSEADADAIRRPVTRAWTTADVPLLDEAAELLGEDDRVARALAERERSSQVAYAQGVLDVSYASRTYEFEDLHAEESEVLSAHDIIDAERFAERHEEDDLRSAADRAAADRTWAFGHIIVDEAQELSPMAWRLLMRRSPTRSLTLVGDPAQTAEPGGVGAWSDILAPYVQDRWEHARLGVNYRTPAEIMDLAAAVVRAERSDFEPPRSVRSTGVRPWVRAVDGGDPAELAEAVAKAVGELAPVEGRLAVIAPRELHGELAARLDGVEAGVEPDLTRGVVLLDPRQAKGLEFDSVLVVEPGAFGTSDLYVALTRATQRVGVLYRGELPGALAAASAAVEG comes from the coding sequence ATCCGAGCGGGAGCGGAATTGTCAAACAGGGGCGCAAACACGGAATCAACTCACGATGAATTGCGCGGGGAACAGGAATTCGTCGACGGGCTCTACGCCCGCGTCGACATCCTGCGCGGTGACACCGAGCACTCCGTCACGGACGCACTCGCGCAGGGCAGTACGCCGATGCAGGCCCGGCTCGAACGGGACGTGCTCGTCGCCGAACGGTCGGGGCTGCTGGCCGCGCTGAACGCCGTCGACGGATCGCTCTGCTTCGGACGTATCGATCTCACCTCCGGTGTCACCCACCACATCGGCCGTATCGGACTGCGCGCCGACGACGCCGAGCGCACCCCGATGCTCATCGACTGGCGGGCCGAGGTCGCACGCCCCTTCTATCTCGCCACCGGGCACACCACGATGGGGCTGCGCCGGCGCCGGCACATCAGCACCGACGGGCGGCGCGTCACCGCACTCCACGACGAGATCCTCGACCTCGGGGACGAGACCCGCACCGGCTACGAGGACCCCTCCGGCGATGCCGTACTGCTCGCCGCACTCGACTCCGCCCGCACCGGCCGGATGAACGACATCGTGCAGACCATCCAGGCGGAGCAGGACGAGATCATCCGTGCCCCGCATCGAGGCGTCCTCGTGGTGGAGGGCGGGCCCGGCACCGGCAAGACGGCCGTCGCGCTCCACCGGGCCGCCTACCTGCTCTACGAGCACCGCGAACTCCTCTCCAAACGTGCCGTGTTGATCGTCGGGCCCAACCCCGCCTTCCTGGGCTACATCGGCGAGGTGCTGCCCTCGCTCGGTGAGACCGGTGTGCTCCTGGCGACCGTGGGTGAACTGTTTCCCGGTGTGAAGGCCACCGTCGCCGACACCGCCGAAGCCGCTGCGGTCAAGGGGCGGGCCGGGATGGCGGACGTCCTGGCAGCCGTCGTACGGGACCGGCAGGGGCTGCCCGACCCCGTCATCGCGATCGAGCACGACCGGGACATCCTCATGCTCGACGCCGGTCTGGTGGGCGTGGCCAGGGAGCGGACGCGCGAGGCGAAGCTGCCGCACAACGTCGCGCGCGAGCACTTCGAGGGGCACATCCTCAACACGCTGACGGAGATGGTGGCGGAGCGCATCGGCACCGACCCGTACGACGGCAGCAATCTCCTCGACCCCAGTGACATCACCCAGATCCGCGACGACCTGGCCGAGAACCGTGAAGTCTGGGCTGCCATCGACCAGTTGTGGCCCCGCATCGGCCCACGACGGCTGGTCGCGGACTTCCTCGCCGCACCCGAGGGGTACGTGTCGGAGGCCGACGCGGACGCCATCCGGCGGCCCGTCACCCGGGCCTGGACGACGGCCGACGTACCGCTGCTCGACGAGGCGGCGGAACTGCTCGGCGAGGACGACCGGGTCGCCCGGGCTCTGGCGGAGCGCGAGCGCAGCAGTCAAGTCGCTTACGCGCAAGGTGTGTTGGACGTTTCGTATGCCTCCCGTACGTATGAGTTCGAGGACCTCCACGCGGAGGAGTCCGAGGTGCTCTCCGCGCACGACATCATCGATGCGGAACGGTTCGCCGAGCGGCACGAGGAGGACGACCTGCGCAGCGCCGCCGATCGGGCCGCGGCCGACCGGACCTGGGCGTTCGGGCACATCATCGTCGACGAGGCGCAGGAACTGTCGCCGATGGCGTGGCGGCTCCTCATGCGGCGCAGCCCGACCCGGTCGCTGACCCTGGTCGGCGATCCGGCGCAGACCGCCGAGCCCGGCGGGGTCGGGGCCTGGTCGGACATCCTCGCGCCGTACGTCCAGGACCGCTGGGAGCACGCCCGGCTGGGCGTCAACTACCGGACACCGGCCGAGATCATGGACCTCGCGGCGGCCGTGGTGAGGGCGGAGCGGTCGGACTTCGAGCCGCCGAGGTCCGTACGGTCGACCGGGGTTCGGCCATGGGTGCGAGCCGTCGACGGTGGTGACCCCGCGGAACTCGCGGAGGCCGTGGCGAAGGCCGTCGGCGAGTTGGCGCCCGTCGAGGGGCGGCTCGCGGTGATCGCACCGCGCGAGCTGCACGGGGAGTTGGCGGCGCGGCTCGACGGCGTGGAGGCGGGGGTGGAGCCCGATCTGACGCGGGGCGTCGTGCTGCTCGATCCCCGGCAGGCAAAGGGGCTGGAATTCGACTCCGTGCTGGTGGTGGAGCCGGGAGCCTTCGGCACGAGTGATCTGTACGTGGCGCTGACCCGGGCCACTCAGCGCGTGGGCGTGCTGTACCGGGGGGAGTTGCCGGGGGCGTTGGCCGCTGCCTCTGCCGCTGTCGAGGGGTGA
- a CDS encoding thioredoxin family protein, with amino-acid sequence MIKAAGVAEVTDADFEAEVIGAELPVLVEFTADWCPPCRQMAPVLSALAAEESDRLKVVQLNVDINPLTTNAYRVLSMPTFMVFQGGEPVRSMVGARPKRRLLEELSDVL; translated from the coding sequence ATGATCAAGGCAGCGGGTGTTGCCGAGGTGACGGACGCGGACTTCGAGGCGGAGGTGATCGGGGCGGAGTTGCCGGTCCTGGTGGAGTTCACGGCCGACTGGTGCCCCCCGTGCCGCCAGATGGCCCCGGTACTGAGCGCTCTGGCGGCGGAGGAGTCCGACCGTCTGAAGGTGGTCCAGCTGAACGTCGACATCAACCCCCTGACCACGAACGCCTACCGGGTCCTGTCCATGCCGACGTTCATGGTGTTCCAGGGCGGCGAGCCGGTGCGGTCGATGGTGGGGGCGCGACCGAAAAGGCGGCTGCTGGAGGAACTGTCCGACGTACTCTGA
- a CDS encoding MerR family transcriptional regulator, which produces MRIGELAARAGTTTRTLRYYESRGLLPARRTDNGYRAYDEDDLKLLRQIRTLQDFGFDLEETRPFVDCLRAGHPEGDSCPASLAVYRRKLDELDALIGELQSVRAKVGEQLTRAERARDELAAEATAVPGGPEPECEWGGRTR; this is translated from the coding sequence ATGCGAATCGGCGAGCTGGCGGCGCGGGCCGGGACCACCACACGGACCCTGCGGTACTACGAGTCGCGCGGGCTGCTGCCCGCGCGGCGCACGGACAACGGCTACCGCGCCTACGACGAGGACGATCTGAAGCTGCTCCGGCAGATCAGGACGCTCCAGGACTTCGGGTTCGACCTGGAGGAGACCCGGCCCTTCGTGGACTGCCTGCGGGCGGGCCACCCGGAGGGCGACTCCTGTCCCGCGTCACTCGCCGTCTACCGCCGCAAGCTCGACGAACTCGACGCGTTGATAGGCGAGTTGCAGTCGGTACGGGCGAAGGTCGGCGAACAGCTCACGCGGGCTGAGCGTGCGCGCGACGAGTTGGCGGCCGAGGCGACGGCGGTTCCGGGTGGCCCGGAACCGGAATGCGAGTGGGGAGGACGGACGCGATGA
- a CDS encoding Lrp/AsnC family transcriptional regulator, whose product MGHPAETPKEPRRLRVAANETSVAFDALDRQILELLQSDGRIKLSELGRRVRLSPAAVTERVRRLESAGAITGYGARVAPSRLGYGIQAFIRVNPHGGYTLKHPRTLALLARPEVIEVHHVVGEDCWILKVAVEDTVHLEEVLEQTSALGRTTTSIVLSSPVEGKPLLPPG is encoded by the coding sequence ATGGGACATCCGGCCGAGACGCCGAAAGAACCACGGCGGCTGCGGGTCGCGGCCAACGAAACGTCGGTGGCCTTCGACGCGTTGGACCGGCAGATCCTGGAGCTTCTCCAGAGCGACGGCCGGATCAAGCTGAGCGAGCTGGGCAGGAGGGTGCGGCTGAGCCCGGCGGCGGTCACGGAGCGCGTACGCCGGCTGGAGTCGGCGGGGGCGATCACCGGATACGGCGCCCGGGTCGCCCCCTCGCGCCTCGGCTACGGCATCCAGGCCTTCATCCGGGTCAACCCGCACGGCGGCTACACGCTCAAGCACCCCAGGACCCTGGCGCTGCTCGCCCGCCCCGAGGTCATCGAGGTGCATCACGTGGTCGGCGAGGACTGCTGGATCCTCAAGGTGGCCGTCGAGGACACGGTCCATCTGGAGGAGGTCCTGGAACAGACGTCGGCGCTGGGCCGGACGACGACGTCGATCGTCCTGTCGTCCCCGGTGGAGGGCAAGCCGCTGCTGCCCCCGGGGTGA
- a CDS encoding NAD-dependent epimerase/dehydratase family protein has product MRDVLVIGGNRYFGKRLIDRLIAAGDRVTVLNRGSASPPAGAIHLVADRDDEAALNSALGDRTFDVVVDQVCYTPRQAAIARRVFGGGRTRRYVLTSTIEVYEYEDSLVYEDIVVPVREDAVDPRDVPVDLQLPWHKAEFLDTHYGEGKRQAEAVFAAGSPTADGGTEFTYTAVRVAHVLGGADDFTGRLDHYAQRIRTGAPIAVPTENRPATYIHVEEIADFLFWTVGEDFAGPVNAASHGLLTTEELCAAVALHIPDGRTVFQNVDVGQISPFSFARSYGMDNSRATELGFTFGHVQEWLPRAVAETLGAAGGQGE; this is encoded by the coding sequence ATGCGGGACGTATTGGTCATAGGCGGCAATCGCTATTTCGGAAAGCGGCTCATCGACCGGCTGATAGCCGCCGGAGACCGGGTGACGGTTCTCAACCGGGGCTCCGCTTCTCCGCCCGCCGGGGCAATTCACCTGGTCGCCGACCGCGATGACGAGGCCGCCCTGAATTCCGCTCTCGGTGACCGTACCTTCGACGTCGTCGTCGACCAGGTCTGCTACACGCCCCGCCAGGCGGCGATCGCCCGGCGCGTCTTCGGCGGCGGCCGTACCCGGCGCTATGTGCTGACGTCCACGATCGAGGTGTACGAGTACGAGGACTCCCTCGTCTACGAGGACATCGTTGTCCCCGTGCGCGAGGACGCCGTCGATCCGCGTGACGTTCCCGTCGATCTCCAACTCCCCTGGCACAAAGCGGAGTTCCTGGACACCCACTACGGTGAGGGCAAGCGCCAGGCGGAGGCGGTCTTCGCGGCCGGCAGCCCGACGGCGGACGGCGGCACGGAGTTCACGTACACCGCCGTACGCGTGGCCCATGTCCTGGGCGGCGCCGACGACTTCACCGGCCGGCTCGACCACTACGCCCAGCGCATCCGTACCGGCGCACCGATAGCCGTACCGACCGAGAACCGGCCCGCGACCTACATCCACGTCGAGGAGATCGCCGACTTCCTGTTCTGGACGGTGGGCGAGGACTTCGCCGGGCCGGTCAACGCCGCCTCCCACGGCCTGCTGACCACCGAGGAGTTGTGCGCGGCCGTGGCCCTGCACATCCCGGACGGCAGGACCGTCTTCCAGAACGTCGACGTCGGCCAGATCTCCCCGTTCTCCTTCGCCCGCTCGTACGGCATGGACAACTCCCGGGCCACCGAGCTGGGGTTCACCTTCGGTCATGTACAGGAGTGGCTGCCCCGAGCGGTCGCCGAGACGCTCGGCGCGGCTGGGGGGCAGGGCGAGTGA
- a CDS encoding ASCH domain-containing protein — protein sequence MTTSEQHPRRENLPKAEFAFPGPLRDRLVAAILDGSKTSTTGLVVDYEHEGEALPEVGSRSVVVDSDDRPVGIIEVTGVRVVPLAEVDLAHALDEGEGYADVAAWRAGHERFWHSQEMRAALDDPGFTVDDSTPAVLERFRLVADLRR from the coding sequence ATGACGACCTCCGAGCAGCATCCTCGACGCGAGAACCTCCCGAAAGCCGAGTTCGCCTTTCCCGGTCCGCTGCGCGACCGGCTCGTCGCCGCGATTCTCGACGGTTCCAAGACCTCGACGACCGGGCTCGTCGTCGACTACGAGCACGAGGGGGAGGCTCTGCCGGAGGTCGGGAGCCGTTCGGTGGTCGTCGACTCGGACGATCGGCCGGTCGGGATCATCGAGGTCACCGGTGTACGTGTCGTCCCGCTGGCCGAGGTGGATCTCGCCCACGCGCTCGACGAAGGCGAGGGCTATGCCGACGTGGCCGCGTGGCGGGCCGGTCACGAGCGGTTCTGGCACAGCCAGGAGATGCGGGCGGCGCTGGACGACCCCGGGTTCACCGTGGACGACTCGACACCGGCGGTACTGGAACGCTTCCGCCTCGTGGCCGATCTCCGCCGCTGA
- a CDS encoding zinc ribbon domain-containing protein → MRGRRPVLPVPVVCCARSTGCAACPRACTPRPTTTSGSSTDTGDPDDTGHPLHARHEVLREEIRRVSARRTNLNDALAWAAARWTVDQAIAAKATVIYVEDLRSMEAKGMGRIMNTRLSQTVRGQVMERMRHLASEAGIAVVTVPPRNTSRHCPRCLTPLRHRKAPDRPTTPGWKWAICPQPDCGWQGDRDHGAWQRIVARGLTHQAKTVTDRTTGQMVIRTVVDRLETTAVITPTTTQASRPDRSKTGPTRPRSTRPAPRRRRAPSPTSPTGPAGKRPEGHAPTDRTRLPRAAHRHQNVTTTSTPTTAGHRPRGAALGAGFHLHTHATPPRWDIPLPDTTSDTGSLS, encoded by the coding sequence GTGCGGGGGAGACGGCCCGTACTGCCTGTGCCCGTGGTCTGCTGCGCGCGCAGCACCGGCTGCGCCGCCTGTCCGAGAGCCTGCACACCAAGGCCGACCACTACCAGCGGCTCATCGACGGACACCGGTGATCCCGACGACACCGGACACCCGCTGCACGCCCGGCACGAGGTCCTGCGCGAGGAGATCCGCCGCGTCAGCGCACGCCGCACCAACCTCAACGACGCCCTGGCGTGGGCCGCCGCCCGCTGGACGGTCGACCAGGCCATCGCCGCCAAAGCCACCGTCATATACGTGGAAGACCTGCGGTCGATGGAAGCCAAAGGCATGGGCCGCATCATGAACACCCGCCTCTCCCAAACCGTGCGCGGCCAGGTCATGGAGCGGATGCGGCACCTGGCGTCCGAGGCTGGGATCGCCGTCGTCACCGTCCCGCCCCGCAACACCTCCCGGCACTGCCCCCGCTGCCTGACCCCGCTGCGCCACCGCAAAGCCCCCGACCGCCCCACCACCCCGGGCTGGAAATGGGCCATCTGCCCCCAGCCGGACTGCGGCTGGCAGGGCGACCGCGACCACGGGGCATGGCAACGCATCGTCGCACGCGGCCTCACCCACCAGGCCAAGACCGTCACCGACCGCACCACCGGTCAGATGGTGATCCGCACCGTGGTCGACAGACTCGAAACCACGGCAGTCATCACCCCCACCACTACCCAAGCCAGCCGGCCGGACCGGTCCAAGACCGGCCCCACCCGGCCCCGCTCCACACGCCCCGCGCCCAGGCGACGCAGGGCACCCTCCCCCACCAGCCCCACGGGCCCGGCGGGCAAGCGTCCGGAGGGACACGCACCAACGGACCGGACCCGGCTGCCCCGCGCAGCCCACCGGCACCAGAACGTGACCACGACCAGCACCCCCACCACAGCCGGTCACCGGCCACGCGGAGCAGCACTGGGCGCAGGATTCCACCTGCACACCCACGCCACCCCGCCACGATGGGACATCCCGCTGCCAGACACCACGTCTGACACAGGATCACTAAGCTGA
- a CDS encoding MFS transporter has product MRLVRLVRTQPVERMTRPYARRWWALLVLCLSLLIIVMANTALTVAAPDMTQDLGLSSADLQWVIDGYTVPYAALMLLLGAIGDKYSRRGALVLGLVVFGAGSIAGSLVGSAAGVIAARAVMGVGAALIMPATLSLLAATFPRAERAKAITLWTATAGLAIAAGPLVAGALLENHGWASTFLINVPIAALAIIGALVLVPPSKAGHHDRIDYVGGLLSVVWIGALVYMIIEGPHFGWGVKAVTAAVAAGLGLVLFVVWELRHPRPVLDVRRFTQRRFAGSNLAVALFFLAVFGAFYYLTQHLQFVLGYDALDTGLRMLPLAGAVFVGSALTGYFTPRVGMKVTVTAGMVGGTAALALLSQVDSGSSYGTFVAPLIVLGLAIGLALSPCTDAIMGAFPEAELGVGGAVNDTSLELGGSLGIAILGSLLSTSYASHLTDATNGSKLPAGALSSAQDSVGAGYQVAQAIGERAQQLGAQASQAASAGKPEQAAELKAQAAQLAQGARQMADAVGSSFSDAVAHTSLIGAVILGVGTVLVAVLLPGKGRGDGRTEPAAEVSGRSVEAAEVAEASELTRAGR; this is encoded by the coding sequence ATGCGACTCGTCAGGCTCGTCAGGACGCAACCCGTCGAGAGGATGACCCGCCCCTACGCCCGGCGCTGGTGGGCGCTCCTCGTGCTCTGCCTGAGCCTGCTGATCATCGTGATGGCGAACACCGCCCTCACCGTCGCCGCCCCCGACATGACCCAGGACCTCGGCCTGTCCAGCGCTGACCTCCAGTGGGTCATAGACGGTTACACCGTCCCGTACGCGGCCCTGATGCTGCTGCTCGGCGCGATCGGCGACAAGTACAGCCGGCGCGGGGCGCTCGTGCTCGGCCTGGTCGTCTTCGGGGCAGGGTCGATCGCCGGTTCACTGGTCGGCAGCGCGGCCGGCGTCATCGCGGCCCGTGCCGTCATGGGTGTCGGCGCCGCACTGATCATGCCCGCGACGCTCTCCCTCCTCGCCGCGACCTTCCCGCGCGCCGAACGCGCCAAGGCGATCACCCTGTGGACCGCCACCGCCGGACTCGCCATCGCGGCCGGCCCACTGGTCGCGGGCGCGCTGCTGGAGAACCACGGCTGGGCGTCGACGTTCCTGATCAACGTGCCGATCGCCGCACTCGCGATCATCGGCGCCCTCGTCCTCGTACCGCCGTCCAAGGCGGGCCACCACGACCGGATCGACTACGTCGGCGGGCTGCTGTCCGTGGTGTGGATCGGCGCGCTGGTCTACATGATCATCGAGGGGCCGCACTTCGGCTGGGGCGTCAAGGCGGTCACGGCGGCGGTCGCCGCAGGCCTCGGCCTCGTCCTCTTCGTCGTGTGGGAACTGCGCCACCCGCGCCCGGTCCTCGACGTACGCCGCTTCACGCAGCGCCGGTTCGCGGGCTCGAACCTCGCGGTCGCCCTGTTCTTCCTGGCGGTCTTCGGCGCGTTCTACTACCTCACGCAGCACCTCCAGTTCGTGCTCGGCTACGACGCCCTGGACACCGGCCTGCGTATGCTGCCCCTCGCCGGCGCGGTCTTCGTCGGCTCGGCCCTCACCGGCTACTTCACCCCGCGCGTCGGCATGAAGGTCACGGTCACGGCGGGCATGGTCGGCGGTACGGCGGCCCTCGCGCTGCTCTCGCAGGTGGACTCCGGTTCTTCGTACGGGACCTTCGTCGCGCCTCTCATCGTCCTGGGCCTCGCGATCGGCCTGGCGCTCTCCCCGTGCACGGACGCGATCATGGGGGCGTTCCCCGAGGCCGAACTGGGCGTCGGGGGTGCGGTGAACGACACCTCGCTGGAGCTGGGCGGCTCGCTCGGCATCGCGATCCTCGGCTCGCTGCTCTCGACGTCGTACGCCTCACACCTCACCGACGCGACGAACGGCAGCAAGTTGCCGGCGGGCGCGCTGAGTTCGGCCCAGGATTCGGTCGGCGCGGGCTACCAGGTGGCCCAGGCGATCGGCGAACGGGCCCAGCAGCTCGGGGCGCAGGCATCGCAGGCGGCGAGCGCGGGGAAGCCGGAACAGGCGGCCGAGTTGAAGGCGCAGGCCGCCCAACTCGCCCAGGGGGCACGCCAGATGGCGGACGCGGTCGGCTCGTCCTTCTCGGACGCGGTGGCCCACACCAGCCTGATCGGGGCGGTGATCCTGGGGGTGGGGACGGTACTGGTCGCCGTGCTGCTGCCGGGGAAGGGGCGCGGGGACGGTCGTACGGAGCCCGCCGCGGAGGTATCCGGGCGGTCGGTGGAGGCTGCCGAGGTCGCCGAGGCGTCCGAGCTCACGCGTGCGGGTCGGTGA
- a CDS encoding TetR/AcrR family transcriptional regulator, whose translation MSAMTTGTTSRADTNRRRILDIALAELLRDPDASMDQIARAAGVVRRTVYGHFPSREALISTLLDGAVEAVAAAYAEGREGAKDPAECVARTTLAVWQVADRYRILVGLAQRSVTVQGIRDRFTPVREACVEVLRQGLEEGVFSSPLPAPALAYVHEQMLFALMEAVNDGLLAAQEAGPSAAVTLLTTAGVPVPRATALVAELSD comes from the coding sequence ATGTCAGCCATGACCACGGGCACCACCAGCCGCGCAGACACCAACCGCCGCCGCATACTCGACATCGCCCTCGCCGAACTGTTGCGCGACCCAGACGCCTCGATGGACCAGATCGCGCGCGCGGCAGGTGTCGTAAGACGAACCGTGTACGGGCATTTCCCCAGCCGGGAGGCGCTGATCAGCACGCTGCTCGACGGCGCCGTCGAGGCGGTGGCCGCCGCGTACGCCGAGGGGCGTGAGGGCGCAAAGGATCCCGCGGAGTGCGTCGCCAGGACCACCCTCGCGGTCTGGCAGGTCGCCGACCGCTACCGGATACTCGTCGGGCTCGCCCAGCGCAGCGTCACCGTGCAGGGCATCCGCGACCGGTTCACGCCGGTCCGCGAGGCCTGCGTCGAGGTGCTCAGACAGGGCCTGGAGGAGGGCGTGTTCAGCTCACCGCTGCCGGCGCCGGCGCTGGCGTACGTGCACGAGCAGATGCTGTTCGCACTGATGGAGGCGGTGAACGACGGGCTCCTGGCAGCGCAGGAGGCGGGCCCATCGGCCGCGGTCACCCTGCTGACCACGGCGGGCGTCCCTGTCCCCCGGGCCACCGCGCTGGTGGCCGAGCTGAGCGACTGA
- a CDS encoding cation:dicarboxylate symporter family transporter, which produces MPTTTSRRAAVATSSSTAPAAPAAKRDRTHYLYIAVIAAVAAGIAVGLIAPDFAVELKPIGTGFVNLIKMMISPIIFCTIVLGIGSVRKAAKVGKVGGIALGYFVLMSFVALGIGLVVGNLIEPGTGLALTDAVKETGQAQVSAEAKDTTEFLLGIIPATFVSAFTVPEVLQTLLIALLAGFAIQGMGSTGAPILRGVEHIQRLVFRILGMVMWAAPVGAFGAMAAVTGSAGVDALKQLAILMLSFYLTCFLFVFLVLGALLKIFTGLNVFSLFKYLGREFLLILSTSSSESALPRLIAKMEHLGVSKPVVGITVPTGYSFNLDGTMIYMTMASLFIADAMGTPMAVSEQIPLLLFLLVASKGAAGVTGAGLATLAGGLSSHKPALVDGLGLIVGIDRFMSEARALTNFAGNAVATVLIGTWTNEIDKTRVAEVLAGQHPFDEKTLIDENDGFHPDTADTEIPEQGGEKELAKA; this is translated from the coding sequence ATGCCGACGACGACGTCAAGGAGGGCAGCCGTGGCCACCTCATCCTCAACGGCACCTGCCGCACCCGCCGCCAAGCGGGACCGTACCCACTACCTCTACATCGCGGTCATCGCCGCGGTGGCCGCCGGTATCGCTGTGGGTCTGATCGCCCCGGACTTCGCGGTCGAGCTGAAGCCGATCGGTACCGGCTTCGTCAACCTGATCAAGATGATGATCTCGCCGATCATCTTCTGCACGATCGTGCTCGGAATCGGTTCGGTACGGAAGGCCGCGAAGGTCGGCAAGGTCGGCGGTATCGCGCTCGGCTACTTCGTGCTCATGTCGTTCGTCGCACTCGGCATCGGCCTGGTCGTCGGCAACCTCATCGAGCCGGGCACCGGCCTCGCGCTGACCGACGCCGTCAAGGAGACCGGCCAGGCGCAGGTGTCGGCCGAGGCCAAGGACACCACCGAGTTCCTGCTCGGGATCATCCCGGCGACGTTCGTCTCCGCGTTCACCGTGCCCGAGGTCCTCCAGACGCTGCTGATCGCCCTGCTCGCCGGGTTCGCGATCCAGGGCATGGGCTCCACCGGGGCGCCGATCCTGCGCGGCGTCGAGCACATCCAGCGCCTCGTCTTCCGCATCCTCGGCATGGTCATGTGGGCCGCGCCCGTCGGTGCGTTCGGCGCCATGGCCGCGGTGACGGGGTCCGCCGGCGTCGACGCGCTCAAGCAGCTCGCCATCCTGATGCTGTCCTTCTACCTCACCTGTTTCCTCTTCGTCTTCCTGGTGCTCGGCGCGCTGCTGAAGATCTTCACGGGCCTCAACGTCTTCTCGCTCTTCAAGTACCTGGGCCGTGAGTTCCTGCTGATCCTCTCGACCTCCTCCTCCGAGTCCGCGCTGCCGCGCCTCATCGCGAAGATGGAGCACCTGGGCGTCAGCAAGCCCGTGGTCGGCATCACCGTCCCGACCGGCTACTCGTTCAACCTCGACGGCACCATGATCTACATGACCATGGCGTCCCTGTTCATCGCCGACGCCATGGGTACGCCCATGGCGGTCAGTGAGCAGATTCCCCTGCTCCTCTTCCTGCTCGTCGCCTCGAAGGGCGCGGCGGGTGTCACCGGCGCCGGTCTCGCGACCCTGGCCGGCGGTCTCTCCTCGCACAAGCCCGCCCTGGTCGACGGCCTCGGCCTGATCGTCGGCATCGACCGCTTCATGAGCGAGGCCCGCGCCCTCACGAACTTCGCGGGCAACGCGGTCGCCACGGTCCTGATCGGCACCTGGACCAACGAGATCGACAAGACGCGCGTCGCGGAGGTCCTCGCCGGTCAGCACCCGTTCGACGAGAAGACGCTCATCGACGAGAACGACGGCTTCCACCCGGACACCGCTGACACCGAGATCCCCGAGCAGGGCGGCGAGAAGGAACTGGCCAAGGCCTGA